In Phaseolus vulgaris cultivar G19833 chromosome 7, P. vulgaris v2.0, whole genome shotgun sequence, the genomic stretch ATATGCGTACATTATTCATTGATTGATAACTACAAATAGCACACATCAATCACATCATTAACTACcatattgataattaattatcataattTACTATAATTATCAACTTATTTCATCTAAATCACTACTAAGCTAAATTTATGTAAGTATTTCATTTTAGTAGCGGAAATTTTGTAAAAGGAGTGCCTCCAAACATTGAttaattatacatttttacTGTAtgagttatttaaaaatattaaaaatgtattattagtaataaatgAAAACAAGATTTTATGTGATATAATTATTTTGTCTTAAGAAATATTATCCATAAAAAATCCCTCTTAgttatggaagaaaaaaaagtaatgggAGGAACATGGGAGGTTTGTCTAGTACCCAGCCTGACTTCTGGTTATTCCTTTTTGCTCTTTTCAGAGTTGTCATATGCAGACTCCACAATCTCTAAAAGAAGGCCAATGCCTATGTAGTATTTGTCGTTTCCACTTCCAAAACCAATTAAATATTGATAATGTGCCGATGAAACTTAACATATTGTCCACTATCCCTTCTCATTATATATAGTAACTCACTCTTTCTGATTCTGCATGTACTCCAAAGGGCCCAACTCAAGAATTAAACTTCTTGCAACTTGTGCACTACTGCTACAAGCAAGGTAGAACCACTAGTTTCTTTCAATTTCCCAAAACTCAGGCTGCCCAATTACTCCAAAATTAGATTCTTTATTCCTTTCATCTTGCTGTTCACAGCCACAACCCAATCAGAGTCTCTAGTTTTCAAAGTTTTAGCATCTAAACCTTTTTAAGCCCCTTTTTAACTCCACTACTAGAATATACTCACGATGAGGCCTTCTCATATTTTATCACTAGCATTGTCCTTATACTTTCTTACTTTGTTTCTTCCCACCCAAGCTAGGTACCATTTCCATAAAAACAAACACTCACATTATCATAATGCACCTGAAATTTCACCATCTCCTTCTCCATTGCCTGGACCTTCTAGCGCCCCTGATGAAGCTCCTTCTCCTAGCCCCACTGTTGATGAGAACTACCACAACACATCTAATAACTTGTTTGATATTCGAGCATTTGGGGCCATCGGAGATGGAGTAACTGATGATACAGAGTCATTCAAGATGGCATGGGACACTGCCTGCCAAAGTGAATCAGCGGTTAAAGTTATCCTCGTTCCCCACGGTCTCTCCTTCATTATTCAATCTACTATTTTCACAGGTCCTTGTAAAGGTGGCTTAGTACTAAAGGTAATGTACTTTGCAAATTGCAACATGTTTGGTTCTTCttatagtttaatttttgtACACTTACTATAATTAATGTAAAGGGTTTTTTATACTTTAAACAAAAAATCATGACAAACCTTACAGTGTAATAAAATTTTACACAGTTAGTGATTATTTTGTTTCTTACAAATGGTTAAGGGTAATGCTCACTAATTAACTCTGTTGGCACTCGTGAAAAGGTTGATGGCACTCTTATGCCACCCGATGGACCTGACTCTTGGCCAAAGAACAACAGTAGGCGTCAATGGCTTGTCTTCTATAGAATCAATGGGATGTCACTTGAAGGAAGTGGATTAATAGATGGGAGAGGAGAAAAATGGTGGGACCTCCCTTGTAAGCCTCATAAGGTATACTGTTgatgatttaaaaatattaagaaacacAAAAAAAGATTCAATCTTGATGCTTGAAACACTGATCCCGATGATAAAATGGCACAGGGACCCCATGGGACAACATCTCCAGGACCTTGCGACAGCCCTGTTGTAAGTAGTTCTAACACAAATACAAGTTGCATTGTGGTTGAAAACAACTGTTCAAACGTAATGTAACTCCGAATGTTGCAGGCATTAAGATTTTTCATGAGTTCCAACTTGACTGTACAAGGACTTAAAATCAAGAACAGCCCCCAATTCCACTTCAGATTTGATGGCTGCGAAAGCGTCCACGTGGAATCAATCTACATAACATCTCCAGCACTCAGCCCCAACACTGATGGAATACACATAGAAAATACCAATGACGTCAAAATATACAATTCGGTCATTTCTAATGGTTGGTCACAAAACAAAGCACTACTTTTCTTTTTGTATCGAAACTCAAAAGTCATTCATGAATTATCCTTTTATACAGGTGATGACTGCGTGTCCATTGGAGCCGGTTGCCATGATGTTGATATAAAGAACATAACATGTGGACCTGGACATGGTATAAGGTAAATtaacttattatttattttcaagaaAAGGTTCCTCTAGTTCACTAAtcttatcttattattttaattcagtATTGGTAGTCTGGGAAATCACAACTCCAGAGCCTGTGTTTCAAACATAACGGTGAGGGACTCGGTTATAAAAGTATCAGATAACGGGGTTAGAATCAAGACATGGCAAGGTGGCTCAGGATCAGTATCAGGAGTGACATTTACTAATATTCATATGGAAAGTGTAAGAAACCCCATTATAATTGATCAGTTTTACTGCCTCAGTAAGGATTGCTCCAACAAGACCTCTGCAGTCTTTGTATCGAATATATCTTACACAAACATAAAGGGAACATATGATATAAGGCACCCTCCAATGCATTTTGCTTGCAGTGATTCTGTCCCATGCACCAACTTGACCCTCTCAGATATTGAACTTCTTCCATCTGAAGGAGACATAGTGCATGATCCTTACTGCTGGAGTGCCTATGGAATCTCTCAGACACTAACCATTCCCCCAGTCTCTTGCTTGCTTGAAGGCCTCCCTCAGTCCATTTCAGGAAATGACATAGATCATTGCTGACACTAAATTCTGGGTGTAAAGCAAACTTGTGTGTATGTATTTGTATAATTACTAGGGAAGTAATTAAGGATTATAGTTATGATCTTGAGTTTTATTTTGTGATTGCTGAGGAGTTGTGTTTTTTATGCTCCTCCCCAATTGTTAAGAGTATATCTTTCATAGTTATGTCAGGTTTGTAATGCAAGTTTGGCTTGAACTTGTGAAAACTTCAAGTCTAATTATACAAGTCTAGATAGATACCGTAGTATTTTTATCATCATGGACCATGGCTTTATAAATTTTGCGGTGTGTTGTTATAAATCTTAAATGCATAGGGTATGTTTAGGATGAAGGAGTTTGGAAGAGAATAATAGAGGCTAGGATTAGTTTTGGTTTAATTATTATCGCACTACATGTGGTCTATAGCTTTACTTATAAAAATTCCTAAATAGATTCGTACTAATTGATAGCTGCCTAATATATGTTTATAAAGTATCCACATTGCCATTCTATATTGCTATTTAAAAAGTTTTAGGTTTTAtcatcaaattttataatttgtataGAGATCCAATTAAAAATTTGGGAAAACCGTAGGGATTTGTTTGAATGAATTTATTagtataaaaactaattttaatttgcaTGCACATTAATGATTCTGTAAAAGGTTCTAAAAAAGTTATGCTAGATATGACtttgaaattaattattataaaggttaaaaacacttatatatatatatatatatatatatatatatgaatgaatGGCATCAGTGCATTTACATTAAATTCATAGAATGTTACAAAATTCTTAATAATTGTAGGAACTTACTTGAAAAAACAAAAGTGTATGAATCATagagtaaataattttttataaataatttggtgatattttgtttttaagattTAGAGAATtgtaaaagtatttaaaaaatgaataaatataattcaagaTGAATAGTATAATAAAGCGATTAAATTATCAATGTTAAGTTATTTGGAGAAATAAGTGAATAATATTTGAAGTAACTTTGAAGTGTCACATCTTTAGTTTAAAAGTATCACCTCTTTAACAACTCCAAGttggataaaaaaattgtgtattatTACAATCCAATCACTTTGGTTATTGGTTATCCTTTACTCTGGAGTGCCGAGTTTGATGATGCAGGAAAAAAATGAATCCTCGTAATCAGAATTTACGATTAAATTAACTTATTGCACTCAGCTTGGTCTCCCAGATTTCCTCTACATGCGTACGATACGTAATAATTGAACTGCTTCCTACATAGTCATACAAATAATTTCTTCATCATTTATCTGAATTCATTTAGACATGCAAATAAGAAAAGATGGATTTATTGTGTGAGAGAAtctcaatttttaaattatatcaaataatttattctattttatatataaaaaaataatattatcactttctttaaaaaataatatttatgacaactttattttattaatattgaatCTCAATCATAATGTTTTAATGACTAATTTATATCtcaaacaaataatttattcaaGCGAGTGGATAAATTGGTTCTGGTTAAATCAATCACCGTAAATAGAAAATTCCAGAACTGCTTTCACATATGTGTCTTTAAAGATGATTAAGGTAACATGAAGATATATAGCATAAACAAAATCTAGAAAGTAAAACAAAAGGCCATGATGATTACGTGATTATCAGTGATTATAAGAAGATTTGTGACTCAAATTATTACAAGTGTTCAAtgttttaaatagttttaatcACTGTTTAAAATTGATCAGTGTCTGATTTGATGGTGACCCTTGACTGAGTTGGAGTGTGAAGTAGAGGGAATGAGAAATAGGAATTCTTTTTGTGAAACTTGCACGCGCGGTAGCCACTCGGATGAAGGAAGGTGTTGATGCATTCGGTGAGAAAAAGTGATGGTCAGCGCACGGGCTAAGTGTAATTGCCACCCACCACACACACCTTTTCTCCAACCTTCCAAAGGCTATTATTGTTACCGTACATTGCAAGACATCAAACATTGggatgaaaagaaaattaacaTGCACTTGCTAAATTGGATTCAAGgatattcttattttaattgCTATATATGGCCCTTCTCAGATGCTTGCTTAAACAAACTTTTATGTCTTTCTTTCTGCATTCTCCACTCCTTCTAGTCTATTGTAATTATTTTGCTGCAATTCCAAGCTTCCTCATTCACTATCATTctattatatatacatacacCTTTTATACTCAATGCCTCACAAAATCCAAATTCAGATTTCTTTGTGACTTTTGATACCTTCTTCAAGATCAAATGGCCTCCTCATAAATCACGTGCTGTAAAATATTTGGGCCAACACCTCGTTATATGTAATTTT encodes the following:
- the LOC137830179 gene encoding polygalacturonase At1g48100-like; this encodes MRPSHILSLALSLYFLTLFLPTQARYHFHKNKHSHYHNAPEISPSPSPLPGPSSAPDEAPSPSPTVDENYHNTSNNLFDIRAFGAIGDGVTDDTESFKMAWDTACQSESAVKVILVPHGLSFIIQSTIFTGPCKGGLVLKVDGTLMPPDGPDSWPKNNSRRQWLVFYRINGMSLEGSGLIDGRGEKWWDLPCKPHKGPHGTTSPGPCDSPVALRFFMSSNLTVQGLKIKNSPQFHFRFDGCESVHVESIYITSPALSPNTDGIHIENTNDVKIYNSVISNGDDCVSIGAGCHDVDIKNITCGPGHGISIGSLGNHNSRACVSNITVRDSVIKVSDNGVRIKTWQGGSGSVSGVTFTNIHMESVRNPIIIDQFYCLSKDCSNKTSAVFVSNISYTNIKGTYDIRHPPMHFACSDSVPCTNLTLSDIELLPSEGDIVHDPYCWSAYGISQTLTIPPVSCLLEGLPQSISGNDIDHC